The following coding sequences lie in one Chionomys nivalis chromosome 8, mChiNiv1.1, whole genome shotgun sequence genomic window:
- the Trim72 gene encoding tripartite motif-containing protein 72, with protein MSAAPGLLHQELSCPLCLTLFDAPVTAECGHSFCRACLVRVAGEPASDGTVPCPCCQAPTRPQALSTNLQLARLVESLAQVPQGHCEEHLDPLSIYCEQDRTLVCGVCASLGSHRGHRLLPAAEAHARLKTQLPQQKLQLQEACMRKEKSVAVLEHQLVEVEETVRHFRGAVGEQLGKMRVFLAALESSLDREAERVRGEAGVALRRELSSLNSYLEQLRQMEKVLEEVADKPQTEFLMKYCLVTSRLQKILSESPPPARLDIQLPVISDDFKFQVWRKMFRALMPDLEELTFDPSSAHPSLVVSPSGRRVECSEQKAPPAGEDTRQFDKAVAVVAQQLLSQGEHYWEVEVGDKPRWALGVMAADAPRRGRLHAVPSQGLWLLGLRDGKVLEAHVEAKEPRALRTPERRPARIGLYLSFADGVLAFYDASDADALAPLFSFHERLPGPVYPFFDVCWHDKGKNCQPLLLVGPDGGEQA; from the exons ATGTCGGCTGCACCAGGTCTTCTGCACCAGGAACTGTCCTGCCCACTGTGCCTGACGCTGTTTGATGCGCCAGTGACTGCTGAGTGTGGTCACAGTTTCTGCCGTGCCTGCCTGGTCCGCGTGGCAGGCGAGCCTGCCTCTGATGGCACAGTACCCTGTCCCTGCTGTCAGGCACCCACGCGGCCGCAGGCGCTCAGCACTAACCTACAGTTAGCGCGTCTCGTGGAGAGTCTGGCGCAAGTGCCCCAAGGCCACTGCGAGGAACACCTGGATCCACTGAGCATCTACTGCGAGCAGGACCGCAcacttgtgtgtggtgtgtgtgcctcTCTGGGTTCGCACCGTGGCCACCGTCTTCTGCCTGCCGCCGAGGCCCACGCCCGCCTCAAG ACACAGCTTCCCCAACAAAAGCTGCAGCTGCAGGAGGCATgcatgagaaaggagaaaagtgtGGCCGTGCTGGAGCATCAgttggtggaggtggag GAGACCGTGCGTCATTTCCGGGGAGCTGTCGGGGAGCAGCTGGGGAAGATGCGGGtgttcctggctgccctagaGAGCTCTTTGGACCGTGAAGCGGAAAGGGTGCGGGGTGAGGCTGGGGTGGCCTTGCGCCGGGAGCTGTCAAGCCTGAACTCCTACCTGGAGCAACTGCGGCAGATGGAGAAGGTTCTGGAGGAGGTGGCGGACAAGCCGCAGACAGAGTTCCTTATG aaaTACTGCTTGGTGACCAGCAG GCTGCAGAAGATCCTGTCCGAATCCCCACCACCCGCAAGGCTGGATATCCAGCTGCCTGTCATCTCAGATGACTTCAAATTCCAGGTGTGGAGGAAGATGTTCCGGGCGCTGATGCCAG ATCTGGAGGAACTGACTTTTGACCCCAGCTCTGCGCACCCGAGCCTGGTCGTGTCCCCTTCTGGCCGCCGCGTGGAGTGCTCGGAGCAGAAGGCACCGCCAGCGGGAGAAGACACGCGCCAGTTCGACAAGGcggtggcggtggtggctcagCAGCTGCTGTCCCAGGGCGAGCACtactgggaggtggaggtgggcgACAAGCCGCGCTGGGCCCTGGGCGTTATGGCGGCTGACGCTCCCCGCCGTGGCCGACTGCACGCGGTGCCCTCCCAGGGCCTGTGGCTGCTCGGCCTGCGCGATGGCAAAGTCCTGGAGGCGCACGTGGAGGCCAAGGAGCCGCGGGCACTGCGCACCCCCGAGCGGCGGCCGGCGCGCATCGGCCTCTACCTGAGCTTCGCCGATGGCGTGCTGGCTTTCTATGATGCGAGCGACGCCGACGCGCTTGCacccctcttttccttccacGAGCGCCTGCCCGGGCCGGTGTACCCCTTCTTTGACGTGTGCTGGCACGACAAGGGCAAGAACTGTCAGCCGCTGCTGCTCGTGGGGCCTGACGGCGGCGAGCAGGCCTGA
- the Pycard gene encoding apoptosis-associated speck-like protein containing a CARD, translating into MGQARDAILDALENLTADELKKFKMKLLSVPLREGYGRIPRGILLPMDAIDLTDKLVSFYLESYGTELTMTVLRDMGMQELAEKLQRVFEKASGAVAAATSAPLPKGARTAHFIDQHRQALIARVTDVDGVLDILYGKVLNEEQYQAVRAETTSPNKMRKLFSFAPSWDLSCKNLLLNALRETQPYLVADLEKS; encoded by the exons ATGGGGCAGGCGCGGGATGCCATCCTGGACGCTCTTGAAAACTTGACCGCGGATGAGCTCAAAAAGTTTAAGATGAAGCTGTTGTCGGTGCCGCTGCGCGAGGGCTATGGACGCATCCCACGGGGAATCCTGCTGCCGATGGACGCCATAGACCTCACGGACAAGCTTGTCAGCTTCTACCTGGAGTCTTACGGCACGGAACTCACAATGACTGTGCTTAGAGACATGGGCATGCAGGAGCTGGCTGAGAAACTGCAAAGAGTCTTTGAGAAAG CCTCCGGAGCTGTGGCAGCTGCAACCAGTGCCCCTCTTCCAAAGGGAGCCCGAACAG CACATTTCATTGACCAGCACAGGCAAGCCCTCATTGCCAGGGTCACAGACGTCGACGGTGTCCTCGATATCCTGTATGGCAAAGTGCTGAATGAGGAACAGTATCAGGCAGTTCGAGCAGAGACCACCAGTCCAAACAAGATGCGGAAGCTCTTCAGCTTCGCTCCATCCTGGGACCTGAGCTGCAAGAACCTGCTCCTCAACGCCCTGAGAGAAACACAGCCCTACTTGGTGGCAGACCTGGAGAAGAGCTGA